One genomic region from Pogoniulus pusillus isolate bPogPus1 chromosome 40, bPogPus1.pri, whole genome shotgun sequence encodes:
- the LOC135191929 gene encoding LOW QUALITY PROTEIN: olfactory receptor 6B1-like (The sequence of the model RefSeq protein was modified relative to this genomic sequence to represent the inferred CDS: deleted 1 base in 1 codon; substituted 1 base at 1 genomic stop codon), protein MIQQNDADIYEFILLGFPTIRKLQASLFVLFLIVYLLTVLENMVIISLIRSNHQLHKPIYFVLGHLSFLEAWYISVTVPKLLVNFLMKNKSISFTGCMAQLYFFIALVCTECSLLAVTAYDRYVAICSPLHYAVIMNHRLCVQLAIGSWLHGFLISVLNVIFISQVSFCGPNVISHFYGDISPLLNLSCTGQLVAEVVDFIFALLILLIPLLSVIIISYMYIISTILCTSKPQNRKKAFSTCASQLTVVIIIFPVTLFMYVXSRRIHSLDLNKLIFIIYAIVTAMLNPFIYCLRNQEVKDTLCKALCGMAAVSRVSGSDL, encoded by the exons ATGATACAGCAAAATGATGCTGACATCTATGAGTTCATCCTCCTAGGATTCCCTACCATCAGGAAGCTGCAGGCTTCACTGTTTGTACTGTTCCTTATTGTGTATTTGTTGACTGTCCTTGAAAACATGGTCATCATCAGTTTAATCAGAAGCAATCACCAGCTCCACAAGCCTATTTACTTTGTCTTAGGCCATCTCTCTTTTCTAGAGGCATGGTACATATCAgtcactgttcccaaactgctGGTCAACTTCCTGATGAAAAACAAGAGCATCTCCTTCACAGGCTGTATGGCCCAGCTGTACTTCTTCATTGCCCTGGTCTGTACCGAATGCAGCCTCCTGGCTGTCACGGCCTATGATCGTTACGTGGCCATCTGCAGTCCCCTGCACTATGCAGTCATCATGAACCATaggctctgtgtgcagctggCCATTGGCTCCTGGCTGCATGGCTTTCTTATATCTGTTCTAAACGTCATCTTCAtttcccaggtctctttctgtg ggcctaATGTTATCAGCCACTTCTATGGAGACATCAGTCCTCTGCTCAACCTCTCTTGCACTGGACAGTTAGTTGCAGAGGTGGTGGACTTTATCTTTGCTTTGCTTATTCTCTtgatccctctc ctctctgtcatcATCATTTCTTACATGTACATAATCAGCACCATTTTGTGCACCTCCAAACCTCAGAACAGGAAGAAAGCCTTCTCCACCTGTGCTTCTCAGCTGACTGTGGTCATCATCATCTTCCCAGTCACCCTCTTCATGTATGTTTGATCCAGGCGTATCCACTCCCTGGATCTCAACAAACTGATCTTCATCATCTACGCTATAGTCACAGCAATGCTAAACCCATTCATTTACTGCCTGAGGAACCAGGAAGTGAAAGACACTTTGTGTAAGGCCTTGTGTGGCATGGCTGCTGTCTCCAGAGTTTCTGGGTCTGATCTTTGA